The Paracoccus albus region TATGCAGACCCGGCTGAATACGGCCCGTCGCAAGGGCCTCTGCCGCAAGCGCCATCATCAGAGAGTTCAGCCGATACCGTGCCGAGCCGTTGCGGCCCCCGGTTGCATCCATGACCCACTCTTTGTGCCAGCGTGTTTCGCCACCCGCCTCGGCCCGCAGTGAAACGGATAGCACCGCACGATCAGCCTCGCCCTCAACATAAGGATGTTCTTCCCACAGCTCATCGGAAAGAGAGGAAAGCGCATCCGCGTCCTTGCCCGTTTCCCGAATGCTGGCAAAAACATCGGCCCAGCCTTCATCCCAGCCTTTCAGGCGGATCGCGCCGCGCTCTGCATTGGCGATTGTCCAGTTTGGGTCGAAGCCATAGGCGTCCAGATAGGGGGCAACATCGTAATGTGGATAGACCTGATGACGCTCTGGCGTCGGCAGGTTCAGGTCGTGGTTGCGGATGACTTCGAACGGGAAGTCGGCACTCTGCCTCTCACCATCGCCGATCCAGCTTGTCGGTGTCGCAAGCGCATTCAGCAATGACAGCGGAGAGGTGTTGAATTTATGGCGGAAATTGTCGGGGTATTTCGGCATCCCCCCGCCATAGCAGGAGAAATGCAACACATCATCCGGCTGGGCATCCTGCTTGTAATCATTCACAAGGTCACGCGCCATCAGGTGTTCGATTCCCGGCACCATCCCCACTTCGGCCAGAACCGACAGACCTTTTTCTGCGGCCACGCCCACTGCCTCGCGCAACCTGTTGGAGACATGCCATCCGACAGCGAGATGTGCGCCCCTTTCCATGGCCAGCCTTGCAATGGCCAGTTCCGTCGGGCGGGGTGCGACGATGATATCACCGGGCTTAACGGCCGCCCACAGAGCCTCTGGGTCGTATGCCCGCTGGATCTCTG contains the following coding sequences:
- a CDS encoding saccharopine dehydrogenase C-terminal domain-containing protein; protein product: MTTIHWVQAGTDALFGLNRLIRDDAADIRVWTRDGQTLDKVAPEIQRAYDPEALWAAVKPGDIIVAPRPTELAIARLAMERGAHLAVGWHVSNRLREAVGVAAEKGLSVLAEVGMVPGIEHLMARDLVNDYKQDAQPDDVLHFSCYGGGMPKYPDNFRHKFNTSPLSLLNALATPTSWIGDGERQSADFPFEVIRNHDLNLPTPERHQVYPHYDVAPYLDAYGFDPNWTIANAERGAIRLKGWDEGWADVFASIRETGKDADALSSLSDELWEEHPYVEGEADRAVLSVSLRAEAGGETRWHKEWVMDATGGRNGSARYRLNSLMMALAAEALATGRIQPGLHIGVTDPDLIANWLIDVTHEASHSRRINHLRDAEDAAA